Proteins from a single region of Myxococcales bacterium:
- a CDS encoding PDZ domain-containing protein yields the protein MYQAPAASVLARRKLWASNPTHRGERAVVVRVTQGGTAAALGITAGDRIVALGGEPVQSSTHLVALTRACELGSHLHISVVRGAERIELAGPLLAAPVEQILGAELHLGHVTVGGHRLRTLRTAPTLVANAPVVLMLPGLGSGSCELSSDDSDPQRHLLVGLTQLGLATLRVEQAAPATAKGHRLGSAASSTSAGWRAALDGLRKEGVPVYLFGQSVGG from the coding sequence ATGTACCAGGCGCCGGCAGCGAGCGTCCTCGCGCGGAGAAAGCTCTGGGCCTCGAACCCGACGCACCGGGGAGAGCGCGCGGTGGTCGTGCGGGTGACACAAGGCGGCACGGCGGCGGCGCTGGGCATCACCGCGGGTGATCGCATCGTGGCCTTGGGCGGAGAGCCGGTACAGTCGTCGACCCATCTTGTGGCTCTCACGAGGGCTTGCGAGTTGGGTTCGCACCTGCACATCAGCGTCGTGCGCGGGGCGGAGCGCATCGAGCTTGCCGGGCCGCTCCTGGCGGCGCCGGTGGAGCAGATCCTGGGGGCCGAGCTGCACCTCGGACACGTGACCGTCGGGGGTCATCGGCTCCGAACGTTGCGGACCGCGCCCACCCTCGTGGCCAACGCGCCCGTGGTGCTCATGCTGCCGGGGCTTGGCTCCGGGTCATGTGAGCTGTCCTCCGACGACAGCGATCCCCAACGACACTTGCTCGTCGGGCTGACGCAGTTGGGTCTAGCGACCTTGCGCGTGGAGCAAGCGGCACCAGCGACAGCGAAGGGCCACCGGCTCGGGAGCGCGGCTTCTTCGACGAGCGCCGGCTGGCGAGCCGCGCTCGATGGGCTGCGCAAAGAGGGTGTGCCCGTTTATCTCTTCGGACAGAGCGTCGGGGGATGA
- a CDS encoding radical SAM protein — translation MATTRQALMEAPRPRRRLPLAGAVSTASGAQGAHEPLAGEARAVDGACRPIYAVWELTLKCDLQCRNCGSRAGLARPDELTTREAIELATQLAALGVQEVALIGGEVYLHDGFVDVVREIRRLGMQCTVVTGGRGMTEERAASAAAAGVQSVAVSIDGAAATHDRLRAHQGSFAAAAAALRRCRAAGMQVAGNTQINRLNMHELPEILALLTEVGAHGWQVQLTVPVGRAADEPEIILQPRDLLTLFPLLAALKVRCDAARIKLMPGNNIGYFGPYEGELRHFQPDAHQGSCAAGVLTLGIESNGDIKGCPSLPTDSWVGGNVREHSLRDIWERARALRHARSNGERALGLLRHVLLRRHLPGRLHVDGHRTLRAARQQSLLPPSRARACARRAA, via the coding sequence TTGGCGACGACGCGCCAGGCGCTCATGGAGGCCCCGAGGCCGCGCCGCCGGCTGCCGCTCGCGGGCGCTGTCTCCACCGCGTCGGGGGCACAGGGGGCCCACGAGCCCCTCGCGGGCGAAGCTCGCGCAGTCGATGGCGCCTGCAGGCCGATCTACGCCGTCTGGGAGCTGACGCTAAAGTGCGACTTGCAGTGCCGGAACTGCGGCTCGCGCGCCGGGCTCGCGCGGCCCGACGAGCTCACCACGCGCGAGGCCATCGAGCTCGCGACGCAGCTCGCCGCCCTGGGCGTTCAAGAGGTCGCGCTCATCGGCGGCGAGGTCTATCTCCATGATGGCTTCGTCGACGTAGTGCGAGAGATTCGGCGCCTCGGGATGCAGTGCACCGTCGTGACCGGCGGTCGCGGCATGACCGAGGAACGCGCGGCCTCGGCGGCGGCCGCCGGCGTCCAAAGCGTGGCTGTCTCCATTGACGGCGCCGCCGCGACTCACGACCGATTGCGCGCGCACCAGGGCTCGTTTGCGGCCGCCGCCGCGGCCCTCCGCCGCTGCCGCGCCGCCGGAATGCAGGTCGCCGGCAACACGCAGATCAACCGCCTCAACATGCACGAGCTGCCGGAGATCCTCGCGCTGCTCACCGAGGTGGGGGCGCACGGTTGGCAGGTGCAGCTCACGGTTCCCGTCGGCCGCGCCGCCGATGAGCCTGAGATCATCCTGCAACCGCGTGATCTGCTGACGCTGTTTCCGCTGCTAGCGGCGCTCAAGGTGCGATGCGACGCGGCGCGCATCAAGCTCATGCCCGGCAACAACATCGGCTATTTCGGTCCCTACGAGGGGGAGCTACGGCACTTTCAGCCGGACGCACACCAGGGCTCCTGCGCCGCCGGAGTCCTCACGTTAGGGATCGAGTCGAACGGCGACATCAAGGGCTGCCCATCGCTCCCCACGGACTCGTGGGTTGGCGGCAACGTCCGAGAGCACTCGCTTCGTGACATCTGGGAGCGCGCACGCGCCCTTCGCCATGCGCGATCGAACGGCGAGCGAGCGCTGGGGCTATTGCGCCACGTGCTACTACGGCGACACCTGCCGGGGCGGCTGCACGTGGATGGCCACCGCACTCTTCGGGCGGCCCGGCAACAATCCCTACTGCCACCATCGCGTGCTCGAGCTTGCGCGCGTCGGGCAGCATGA